A single region of the Nitrospira sp. genome encodes:
- a CDS encoding c-type cytochrome codes for MRAWRRIRVVGTVAVVVGLSGLIGSGGCSMFQNEQSAKGKKLYAHYCMHCHGENGRQNEGFNWSSMTDPKPKDLSNKSEMGTFKDEDIFATISRDMKDTSPNGDKIGDDEFAVPTMPTFKYTLSEEEIWGIVGYVRSLHGKKLEFNVEGRKKELQDALQAADQKYKEAERLEQEAEKKASDEADKKGVEVDDNAYAKEMQAMGQAKKELDLATAAVANFTTRPGKGVNIARPDLNMKPDAAAKLVEVGKQIYVTKYGCNGCHKIGDEGGKVGPALDRAGYRLNPTWVYRWLRNPQAMKPDTRMPSLGLNDADAKAVALYLKTLRAPKPDQPLGKVGE; via the coding sequence ATGAGGGCGTGGCGAAGAATACGCGTAGTTGGAACGGTCGCAGTGGTCGTCGGACTCTCGGGCCTCATTGGATCCGGGGGTTGTTCGATGTTTCAAAACGAACAATCCGCGAAGGGCAAGAAGCTCTACGCGCACTATTGCATGCACTGCCACGGTGAGAATGGAAGACAGAATGAGGGCTTCAATTGGTCCTCAATGACCGACCCGAAACCGAAGGATTTGTCCAATAAATCTGAAATGGGCACATTCAAAGACGAAGATATCTTCGCCACGATCTCGCGCGATATGAAGGATACGAGCCCGAACGGCGACAAGATCGGTGACGATGAGTTTGCCGTGCCGACTATGCCGACCTTCAAGTACACGCTGTCAGAGGAAGAAATCTGGGGCATCGTCGGCTATGTGCGCTCCTTGCATGGCAAGAAATTGGAATTTAACGTCGAGGGTCGGAAGAAGGAGCTCCAAGACGCCCTGCAGGCCGCTGACCAAAAGTATAAAGAGGCGGAGCGTTTAGAACAGGAAGCCGAGAAGAAAGCCAGTGACGAGGCCGACAAGAAGGGCGTGGAAGTCGACGACAACGCCTATGCCAAAGAAATGCAGGCGATGGGCCAGGCCAAAAAGGAACTGGACCTAGCGACGGCAGCCGTGGCGAATTTCACCACCCGGCCGGGAAAGGGCGTCAATATTGCCCGTCCAGACCTCAACATGAAGCCGGATGCGGCCGCGAAACTGGTGGAAGTCGGCAAGCAGATTTATGTGACCAAGTATGGCTGTAACGGATGCCACAAGATCGGCGACGAGGGTGGAAAAGTTGGTCCTGCGTTGGATCGTGCCGGATACCGTTTGAATCCAACCTGGGTCTACCGGTGGCTGCGCAACCCGCAAGCCATGAAGCCTGATACGCGCATGCCGAGCTTGGGATTGAATGATGCGGATGCGAAGGCTGTGGCGCTCTATTTGAAAACACTCCGCGCTCCGAAGCCCGATCAGCCACTCGGAAAAGTGGGCGAATAG